Proteins co-encoded in one Halorussus lipolyticus genomic window:
- a CDS encoding PH domain-containing protein, which translates to MGLFGDDDDEVRYEYDEEFVSRVVANAEDETVTAEVLTRTDSKRFFSGSGYLRDKSLLAHLAADEQPHYVFHSESGLITTSDGSRLEPGTDYRTIAAFTEERLFLVVGQASGDECRSAYYDDITGFNVKNANSRFVVETDDEGYIFDVAEPVEERHLLDLIEFLIFYTDIETWDFPENWHSGIQRRRAQRLSSRAQGALDIDRLEGLLEPLGEDEQPHYLIPASSVTVEHLENAFKPIDRIVVTDRRLLLNGEETTYRFEDFEADDEAEFDTAIPYSALDWMEGRSKDGESGTLVVRQTWGPVCRVHVPESAVEESRSGAEDVVDAIQYVQRQILTSRIDYDDTDPLERIEQLGKLNRAGYIDDDAFEAEKRSLLDN; encoded by the coding sequence ATGGGCCTGTTCGGCGACGACGACGACGAAGTTCGCTACGAGTACGACGAGGAGTTCGTCTCACGAGTCGTGGCAAACGCCGAGGACGAGACGGTCACCGCGGAGGTCCTCACGCGGACCGACTCCAAGCGCTTCTTCTCGGGGTCGGGGTATCTCCGCGACAAGTCGCTGTTAGCCCACCTCGCGGCCGACGAGCAACCCCACTACGTCTTCCACAGCGAGTCGGGCCTCATCACGACCAGCGACGGGTCAAGGCTCGAACCCGGCACGGACTACCGGACCATCGCGGCGTTCACCGAGGAGCGCCTGTTTCTCGTGGTCGGCCAAGCGTCGGGCGACGAGTGCCGGTCGGCCTACTACGACGACATCACGGGCTTCAACGTCAAGAACGCAAACAGCAGGTTCGTGGTCGAAACCGACGACGAGGGCTACATCTTCGACGTGGCCGAACCCGTCGAGGAGCGCCACCTGCTCGACCTCATCGAGTTTCTCATCTTCTACACCGACATCGAGACGTGGGACTTCCCGGAAAACTGGCACTCGGGCATCCAGCGCAGACGGGCACAGCGCCTGAGCAGTCGGGCACAGGGCGCGTTGGACATCGACAGACTGGAGGGTCTCCTCGAACCGCTGGGCGAGGACGAGCAACCCCACTACCTGATTCCGGCCTCCAGCGTCACGGTCGAGCATCTGGAGAACGCTTTCAAACCCATCGACCGAATCGTGGTGACCGACCGCAGACTGCTCCTCAACGGCGAGGAGACCACCTACCGGTTCGAGGACTTCGAGGCCGACGACGAGGCCGAATTCGACACGGCCATCCCCTACAGCGCGCTCGACTGGATGGAGGGCCGGAGCAAGGACGGCGAGAGCGGGACGCTGGTCGTCCGCCAGACGTGGGGGCCGGTCTGTCGGGTTCACGTGCCGGAGTCGGCCGTCGAGGAGTCGCGGTCGGGTGCCGAGGACGTCGTGGACGCCATCCAGTACGTCCAGCGCCAGATTCTGACGAGTCGCATCGACTACGACGACACCGACCCGCTGGAGCGCATCGAGCAGTTGGGGAAGTTGAACCGCGCGGGGTACATCGACGACGACGCCTTCGAGGCGGAGAAGCGGTCGCTTCTGGATAATTAG
- a CDS encoding ubiquitin-like small modifier protein 1, whose protein sequence is MLELRFFANFREAVGQKTLEREYPDGTTVGEVLTDLVDEYDLDVFEDGDLRPQLSIMKNGKDVVHLDGADTRLDDGDTLSVFPPVAGGSTGARTAR, encoded by the coding sequence ATGCTGGAACTGCGCTTCTTCGCCAACTTCCGCGAGGCCGTCGGCCAGAAGACCCTCGAACGCGAGTACCCCGACGGGACCACGGTCGGCGAGGTCCTGACCGACCTCGTGGACGAGTACGACCTCGACGTGTTCGAGGACGGCGACCTGCGACCCCAACTCTCCATCATGAAGAACGGCAAGGACGTGGTTCACCTCGACGGCGCGGACACGCGACTCGACGACGGCGACACCCTCAGCGTCTTCCCGCCGGTCGCTGGCGGAAGCACCGGAGCGAGGACAGCGCGATAG
- a CDS encoding trans-sulfuration enzyme family protein — protein MSSEKPTGADDKRFETLSVTYGEEPDLSNGVGDVTSPIHLSSTYAVDGIDMDTALEDLNPDDDEFLYTRLSNPTRHAVEKRVAALEGGDHAMAFASGTSAIVATVMAAVEPGDHVVAFEDLYGGTNTMLKELFRDKLNVAVDFVDAADPENVREATTDETALLWMETPTNPLLRLCDIEEMAEIADEYDALLGVDNTFMGPYFQRPLELGADVVVHSTTKYINGHSDSLGGVAVLSDDDYAQEIGFLQQVGMGNVMAPFDAYMVLRGMKTLPLRMRQHETNAAEVAAYLETHELVDAVHYPGLESHPQHDLANSQMDGHGGVLSFELAGGLEAVEHFVAALEEFTLAVSLGGVESLIEHPASMTHSPLPAEERAELGITDSLLRASVGVEHPKDLIADLERGFEAMADATENDLAEATPNDD, from the coding sequence ATGTCCTCTGAAAAACCGACTGGGGCCGACGACAAGCGGTTCGAAACGCTGTCCGTGACTTACGGCGAGGAGCCAGACCTCTCGAACGGAGTGGGCGACGTAACGTCGCCGATTCACCTCTCCTCGACCTACGCGGTCGATGGCATCGACATGGACACCGCGCTGGAGGACCTGAACCCCGACGACGACGAGTTTCTCTACACCCGACTCTCGAACCCGACCCGCCACGCGGTCGAGAAGCGAGTCGCGGCGCTCGAAGGCGGCGACCACGCGATGGCGTTCGCCTCGGGCACCAGCGCCATCGTCGCCACCGTGATGGCCGCGGTCGAACCCGGCGACCACGTAGTCGCCTTCGAGGACCTCTACGGCGGCACGAACACGATGCTCAAGGAGTTGTTCCGCGACAAACTCAACGTCGCGGTGGACTTCGTTGACGCCGCGGACCCCGAGAATGTCCGGGAGGCGACGACCGACGAAACCGCCTTGCTCTGGATGGAGACGCCGACCAACCCCCTGCTTCGACTCTGCGACATCGAGGAGATGGCCGAAATCGCGGACGAGTACGACGCGCTCCTCGGCGTGGACAACACCTTCATGGGACCGTACTTCCAGCGCCCGCTCGAACTCGGCGCGGACGTGGTGGTCCACAGCACCACGAAGTACATCAACGGCCACAGCGACTCGCTGGGCGGCGTGGCGGTCCTCTCGGACGACGACTACGCCCAAGAAATCGGCTTCCTCCAGCAGGTCGGGATGGGCAACGTGATGGCTCCCTTCGACGCCTACATGGTCCTTCGGGGGATGAAGACGCTTCCCCTCCGAATGCGCCAGCACGAGACGAACGCCGCCGAAGTCGCGGCCTACCTCGAAACCCACGAACTGGTCGATGCGGTCCACTACCCCGGCCTCGAATCTCACCCCCAGCACGACCTCGCCAACAGCCAGATGGACGGCCACGGCGGGGTCCTCTCCTTCGAGCTGGCGGGCGGTCTGGAAGCGGTCGAACACTTCGTCGCCGCGCTGGAGGAGTTCACCCTCGCAGTCAGCCTCGGCGGCGTCGAGAGCCTCATCGAGCATCCCGCGAGCATGACCCACTCGCCCCTCCCGGCCGAGGAGCGCGCCGAGTTGGGGATTACCGACAGTCTCCTCCGGGCCTCGGTGGGCGTCGAACACCCCAAGGACCTCATCGCGGACCTCGAACGCGGGTTCGAGGCGATGGCCGACGCGACCGAGAACGACCTCGCCGAAGCCACCCCCAACGACGACTGA
- a CDS encoding GNAT family N-acetyltransferase, which produces MEMREATADDISTIKSLAHESWTKAYADAVPESVIEDAVSEWYAEETMTRIIGDDEQVCLVATDDDSGDIVGFVHGATDDEGKGDILRLYVHPDRWNEGIGSGLLDAIEEDLTNRGAESMQAMVLADNEMGNAFYEDHGFEKTDEAETQLDGTTRTENVYAKAD; this is translated from the coding sequence ATGGAGATGCGAGAAGCCACCGCAGACGACATCTCGACCATCAAATCGCTGGCCCACGAGTCGTGGACGAAGGCCTACGCCGACGCGGTGCCCGAGTCGGTCATCGAGGACGCCGTTTCGGAGTGGTACGCCGAGGAGACCATGACCAGAATCATCGGCGACGACGAGCAGGTGTGTCTCGTCGCCACGGACGACGACTCGGGCGACATCGTCGGGTTCGTCCACGGTGCGACCGACGACGAAGGGAAGGGCGATATTCTGCGCCTCTACGTCCACCCCGACCGGTGGAACGAGGGCATCGGGTCGGGCCTGCTGGACGCCATCGAGGAGGACCTTACGAACCGCGGCGCGGAGTCGATGCAGGCGATGGTGCTGGCCGACAACGAGATGGGCAACGCCTTCTACGAGGACCACGGGTTCGAGAAGACCGACGAGGCCGAGACCCAACTCGACGGGACCACCCGGACCGAGAACGTCTACGCCAAGGCCGACTGA
- a CDS encoding aldehyde ferredoxin oxidoreductase family protein, with amino-acid sequence MTDLGGYQDHVARVDLSDERVDYEGIDDEDARKYIGARGLGVKYVFDQGPDVDPLGPDNLLAFMNGPLTGTQTVMSGRIAVVTKSPLTNTVTDSHHGGWSGARLKWAGFDGLLFEGEAEEPVYAVVEDGEVELRDASHLWGSGIHDTIDELGDEVDGKVGKNVSVMAIGPGGENQVRYACIINEDDRASGRGGTGAVMGSKNLKAIVVKSSTKMPKPADQETFQEGHKQAMQAIQESDVTAPNEGGLSMYGTNVLMNLTEEMDGLPTRNARNTSTSSEAEEDPSEPNIDAEKVSGENVRENILVDEPTCHSCPVACKKEVEVNVHHKGEDHNIRMESYEYESAWALGPNSMSDDRDKVAMMIDRCNDMGVDTIDVGNTMAMAMEATEEGHLEEGLDWGDADTMIEMIERIAHREDELADLLAEGAMRAAEELGDADMSLDVKGQTMAAYDPRAMKGMAIGYATSNRGACHLRGYTPSAEILGIPEKVDPSEPEGKGELCATFQDLHAISDSFDICKFNAFAEGIEEYVMQFNGMTGLDFSEEELMKAGERIYNLERYYNNLVGFDGSDDDLPVRFVEGEPKAIPGQGGSEGQLVELDQMKDEYYEVRDWEDGVVPDEKLEELGIDVGPGTGVSSGGAAASGDD; translated from the coding sequence ATGACTGACCTCGGCGGATACCAAGACCACGTTGCTCGCGTCGATTTGAGCGACGAGCGCGTAGATTACGAGGGCATCGACGACGAGGACGCTCGGAAGTACATCGGGGCGCGAGGCCTCGGCGTCAAGTACGTCTTCGACCAAGGGCCGGACGTGGACCCCCTCGGGCCGGACAACCTGCTGGCGTTCATGAACGGGCCGCTGACGGGGACCCAGACCGTGATGAGCGGCCGAATTGCGGTCGTCACCAAGTCGCCGCTCACGAACACCGTCACCGACTCCCATCACGGCGGGTGGTCGGGAGCGCGACTCAAGTGGGCCGGATTCGACGGCCTGCTGTTCGAGGGCGAGGCCGAGGAGCCAGTGTACGCTGTCGTGGAAGATGGCGAGGTCGAGTTACGTGATGCGTCCCACCTCTGGGGGTCGGGCATCCACGACACCATCGACGAGTTGGGTGACGAGGTAGACGGCAAGGTCGGCAAGAACGTCTCGGTGATGGCTATCGGACCGGGTGGCGAGAATCAGGTCCGGTACGCCTGCATCATCAACGAGGACGACCGGGCGTCGGGCCGAGGAGGGACCGGCGCGGTCATGGGGTCGAAGAACCTCAAGGCAATCGTGGTGAAGTCCTCGACCAAGATGCCCAAGCCCGCCGACCAAGAGACCTTCCAAGAGGGTCACAAGCAGGCGATGCAGGCGATTCAGGAGTCCGACGTGACCGCGCCCAACGAGGGCGGTCTGTCGATGTATGGCACCAACGTCCTGATGAACCTGACCGAGGAGATGGACGGTCTGCCGACCCGGAACGCCCGGAACACCTCGACCAGTAGCGAGGCCGAGGAGGACCCCTCGGAACCCAACATCGACGCCGAGAAGGTCTCGGGCGAGAACGTCCGGGAGAACATTCTGGTGGACGAACCCACCTGTCACTCCTGTCCCGTGGCGTGCAAGAAGGAGGTCGAGGTCAACGTCCATCACAAGGGCGAGGACCACAACATCCGGATGGAGTCCTACGAGTACGAGTCGGCGTGGGCGCTCGGCCCGAACTCGATGAGCGACGACCGGGACAAGGTGGCCATGATGATAGACCGGTGCAACGACATGGGCGTGGACACCATCGACGTGGGCAACACGATGGCGATGGCGATGGAGGCCACCGAGGAGGGCCACTTGGAGGAAGGCCTCGACTGGGGCGACGCCGACACGATGATAGAGATGATAGAGCGCATCGCTCACCGCGAGGACGAACTCGCGGACCTCTTGGCCGAGGGTGCGATGCGAGCCGCCGAGGAACTCGGTGACGCCGACATGTCCCTCGACGTGAAGGGCCAGACGATGGCGGCCTACGACCCCCGCGCGATGAAGGGGATGGCAATCGGCTACGCCACCTCGAACCGCGGTGCCTGCCACCTCCGGGGCTACACGCCCTCGGCGGAGATTCTGGGCATCCCGGAGAAGGTGGACCCGAGCGAACCCGAAGGCAAGGGCGAACTCTGCGCGACCTTCCAAGACCTCCACGCAATCAGCGACTCCTTCGACATCTGCAAGTTCAACGCCTTCGCCGAGGGCATCGAGGAGTACGTCATGCAGTTCAACGGCATGACCGGCCTCGACTTCTCGGAGGAGGAACTCATGAAGGCGGGCGAGCGCATCTACAACCTCGAACGCTACTACAACAACCTCGTCGGCTTCGACGGGAGTGACGACGACCTGCCGGTCCGGTTCGTGGAGGGCGAACCCAAGGCCATCCCCGGACAGGGTGGTTCCGAGGGCCAACTCGTGGAACTCGACCAGATGAAAGACGAGTACTACGAGGTTCGGGACTGGGAGGACGGCGTGGTCCCCGACGAGAAACTGGAAGAACTCGGCATCGACGTTGGACCGGGTACGGGCGTTAGTTCGGGTGGCGCGGCGGCCTCGGGCGACGACTGA
- a CDS encoding VanZ family protein produces the protein MNDDRFRPPGWLRWLAVAFVAGGILYASVLDSPGGGLSTLGPFGVFGMDKWLHAVGYAVLAGTLASALAPGRSPTVVAALAALLTVGYGIGLEFAQAPLAQRYFSVADMVADAVGAFVAVLGWRLGIEFVGRSRSEKRPESEA, from the coding sequence ATGAACGACGATAGGTTTCGTCCGCCGGGATGGCTCCGCTGGTTGGCAGTCGCGTTCGTCGCTGGCGGGATTCTGTACGCTTCGGTTCTCGACTCGCCCGGCGGCGGCCTCTCGACCCTCGGTCCCTTCGGCGTGTTCGGGATGGACAAGTGGCTTCACGCGGTGGGCTACGCCGTCCTCGCCGGGACGCTCGCCAGCGCGCTCGCCCCCGGCCGGAGTCCTACGGTCGTGGCCGCGCTGGCGGCCCTGCTGACGGTCGGCTACGGCATCGGTTTGGAGTTCGCGCAGGCCCCGCTGGCCCAACGCTACTTCTCGGTCGCGGACATGGTTGCCGACGCCGTGGGTGCGTTCGTGGCGGTTCTGGGCTGGCGTCTCGGTATCGAATTCGTGGGCCGGTCGCGCTCGGAGAAACGGCCCGAGTCGGAGGCGTGA
- a CDS encoding archaeosine biosynthesis radical SAM protein RaSEA, translated as MSKPSPDVYEQGRGMDAHNKVMRDIRAQKDKTYDPHEPTRVWIDEDRTPGGVYQSLTIILNTGGCRWARAGGCTMCGYVAESVEGGSVAHDALMDQIDVCLDHEREKIEQGEADGESGLIKIYTSGSFLDEREVGAETRQAIAETFSDRERIVVESLPDFVEQEKIEDFTEQGLETDVAIGLETATDRVRHDCVNKYFDFEDYIEASEEADAAGAGIKAYLLMKPPFLSESEAVEDMKSSVRRCAEYAHTVSMNPTNVQRYTMVDQLYFRDGYRPPWLWSVAEVLEDTADADAIVVSDPVGHGSDRGPHNCGECDDKVQKAIKDFDLRQDPSVFSEVTCECEATWEAVVEREKSFSLPLTR; from the coding sequence ATGAGCAAACCGAGTCCGGACGTCTACGAGCAGGGCCGGGGGATGGACGCGCACAACAAGGTGATGCGCGACATCCGGGCCCAGAAGGACAAGACCTACGACCCCCACGAACCCACCCGAGTCTGGATAGACGAGGACCGCACGCCCGGCGGCGTCTACCAGAGCCTGACCATCATCCTCAACACCGGCGGGTGTCGGTGGGCGCGGGCCGGTGGGTGTACGATGTGTGGCTACGTCGCCGAGTCGGTAGAGGGCGGGTCGGTCGCCCACGACGCGCTGATGGACCAAATCGACGTGTGCCTCGACCACGAGCGAGAGAAAATCGAGCAAGGAGAGGCCGACGGCGAGTCGGGTCTCATCAAAATCTACACCTCCGGGTCGTTCTTGGACGAGCGCGAGGTCGGTGCCGAAACCCGCCAAGCCATCGCCGAGACGTTCTCGGACCGCGAGCGCATCGTGGTCGAGAGCCTCCCCGACTTCGTGGAGCAGGAGAAAATCGAGGACTTCACCGAGCAGGGCCTCGAAACCGACGTGGCAATCGGTCTGGAAACCGCGACCGACCGGGTGCGCCACGACTGCGTGAACAAGTATTTTGACTTCGAGGACTACATCGAGGCGAGCGAGGAGGCCGACGCCGCTGGCGCAGGAATCAAGGCGTACCTCCTGATGAAACCGCCCTTCCTCTCCGAATCCGAGGCCGTCGAGGACATGAAGTCGTCGGTCCGGCGGTGCGCCGAGTACGCCCACACCGTCTCGATGAACCCGACCAACGTCCAGCGGTACACGATGGTTGACCAGTTGTACTTCCGGGACGGCTACCGCCCGCCGTGGCTCTGGTCGGTCGCCGAGGTGCTGGAGGACACCGCCGACGCCGACGCCATCGTGGTCTCGGACCCGGTTGGTCACGGCTCTGACCGCGGGCCGCACAACTGCGGCGAGTGCGACGACAAGGTTCAGAAGGCCATCAAGGACTTCGACCTCCGGCAGGACCCGAGCGTCTTCTCGGAAGTAACCTGCGAGTGCGAGGCGACGTGGGAGGCCGTGGTGGAGCGCGAAAAGAGTTTCAGCCTGCCGCTCACGCGGTAA
- the purQ gene encoding phosphoribosylformylglycinamidine synthase I, whose amino-acid sequence MTVAIVQFGGSNCDRDARRALGHLDIDAELVWHEEGLPENPSGIMLPGGFSYGDYLRAGAIAANSPIMAEIREAAESGTPVLGVCNGAQIGSESRLTPGAFTTNASARFQCERVRVRVENADTPWTADYDEGEVIELPIAHGEGRFEVTDDHLADLNDENRVLFRYCDEEGAVTPEANPNGSKENVAGVLGESENVAVLMPHPERITLPDIGRTDGQGILRGFEA is encoded by the coding sequence ATGACTGTCGCAATCGTCCAGTTCGGCGGCAGTAACTGCGACCGGGACGCCCGGCGCGCTCTCGGCCACCTCGACATCGACGCCGAACTCGTCTGGCACGAGGAGGGCCTGCCCGAAAATCCCTCGGGCATCATGCTCCCCGGCGGGTTCTCCTACGGCGACTACCTCCGGGCCGGCGCAATCGCGGCCAACAGCCCCATCATGGCCGAGATTCGGGAGGCCGCAGAGTCGGGCACGCCCGTCCTCGGGGTCTGCAACGGTGCCCAAATCGGCTCGGAGTCCCGCCTGACTCCCGGCGCGTTCACGACCAATGCCTCCGCCCGGTTCCAGTGCGAGCGAGTCCGCGTCCGGGTCGAGAACGCCGACACGCCGTGGACCGCCGACTACGACGAGGGCGAGGTCATCGAACTGCCCATCGCTCACGGCGAGGGCCGATTCGAGGTCACCGACGACCACCTCGCGGACCTGAACGACGAGAATCGGGTTCTGTTCCGGTACTGCGACGAGGAGGGCGCGGTCACGCCCGAAGCCAACCCCAACGGGTCGAAGGAGAACGTCGCGGGCGTCCTCGGCGAGTCCGAGAACGTCGCGGTGCTGATGCCTCATCCCGAGCGAATCACGCTTCCCGACATCGGCAGAACCGACGGGCAGGGCATCCTGCGCGGGTTCGAGGCCTGA
- the purS gene encoding phosphoribosylformylglycinamidine synthase subunit PurS: MTAYTATVTVRLKEGVLDPEAETTKQALERLGFELESLRSADRFELDLDAESAGSAAERADEMAERLLANPTIHDYEVEISER, translated from the coding sequence ATGACTGCCTACACCGCCACGGTCACGGTCCGCCTGAAGGAGGGCGTCCTCGACCCCGAGGCAGAGACGACCAAGCAGGCACTCGAACGACTCGGCTTCGAGTTGGAGAGTCTGCGCTCGGCCGACCGGTTCGAACTCGACTTGGACGCCGAATCGGCTGGCTCGGCCGCCGAACGCGCCGACGAGATGGCCGAGCGCCTGCTGGCGAACCCGACCATCCACGACTACGAGGTCGAGATTTCGGAGCGATGA
- a CDS encoding formyltetrahydrofolate deformylase, which translates to MTKRELTEITVVGDDDTGLVARVTTLLFERGINVEDIDQAVRDDLFRMTMHVDTDGMEASRDELREELHELGDDLGVDVRVRFPADRETRRIAVLVTKESHCLERLCEAAEAGALDAELSVVVGNHSDLQPVATEYGIPFHDIGDAEGNPDEDELLELLAEYDTDLVVLARYMRILGPNVVFRYEGRIINVHPSLLPAFPGAKAYRQAVEAGVRIAGVTGHYVTTDLDQGPIVAQRAFNVPDGAGVDVLKERGQPLEAEVLLEAVRLHLADDVAVHRGRTELREDTDDSDYQLGMGPELDRATPDRPTDRSVVVPQTDD; encoded by the coding sequence ATGACGAAGCGAGAACTGACCGAAATCACCGTCGTCGGCGACGACGACACCGGACTCGTCGCGCGCGTCACGACGTTGCTGTTCGAGCGCGGAATCAACGTCGAGGACATCGACCAAGCGGTCCGCGACGACCTCTTCCGGATGACGATGCACGTCGATACCGATGGAATGGAGGCCTCCCGCGACGAGTTGCGAGAGGAGCTTCACGAACTCGGCGACGACCTCGGGGTGGACGTGCGGGTCCGGTTCCCGGCCGACCGGGAGACCCGGCGCATCGCGGTGCTGGTGACCAAGGAGTCCCATTGTCTGGAACGGCTCTGTGAGGCCGCGGAGGCGGGCGCGTTGGACGCCGAGCTTTCGGTCGTCGTCGGCAACCACTCCGACCTCCAACCGGTCGCCACCGAGTACGGCATCCCCTTCCACGACATCGGCGACGCCGAGGGCAACCCCGACGAGGACGAACTGCTCGAACTCCTCGCCGAGTACGACACCGACCTCGTGGTGCTGGCCCGGTACATGCGGATTCTCGGGCCGAACGTGGTCTTCCGGTACGAGGGTCGCATCATCAACGTGCATCCCTCGCTCCTGCCCGCTTTCCCCGGCGCGAAGGCCTACCGGCAGGCGGTCGAGGCCGGCGTCCGAATCGCGGGGGTGACGGGCCACTACGTGACCACCGACTTGGACCAAGGTCCCATCGTGGCCCAGCGAGCGTTCAACGTGCCGGATGGCGCGGGCGTCGATGTGCTGAAAGAGCGCGGCCAACCGCTCGAAGCTGAGGTCCTGCTGGAGGCGGTTCGGTTGCACCTCGCGGACGACGTGGCGGTCCACCGCGGCCGGACCGAACTGCGCGAGGACACCGACGACTCGGACTACCAACTCGGGATGGGTCCGGAGTTGGACCGGGCGACTCCTGACCGGCCGACGGATAGGTCGGTCGTGGTACCGCAGACCGACGATTGA
- a CDS encoding arylsulfotransferase family protein has protein sequence MRSRDAVRVLFVGLIVASAFVVGSGYLSAESSASVEGRPTFDAPRADGITVVATDSNTWMGEASDGPRARAELVAFRSNGSVLYYNDSHTRYWDVDPVKGESRTVMYVSADHLNASECSATTPCTRNVVEEVNLSTGEVTELYARITPRKHSTRWHDVDRIGENRLVVADIAQDRVYVVDTETGLVEWSWDAQSEYPLEGGGPYPEDWTHINDVTVLDDGTIMVSMRNQDQVVFLSRETGLLENRTLGEDGRHDIIYEQHNPDYINESNGGPAVLVGDSENNRVIEYQREEGANGTGDWEQSWIWQDARMQWPRDADRLPGGNTLITDSNGNRVFEVNPQGEIVWSVDVAFPYEAERLGTGDESTGGPSAASADLQSKTGGGGSAANPFDNTANSGEETGVLDRAWAVVRGLLPGRTANGLMYVTPVWMGGPEVLALGAIVLTLLVWLLAELYWSSWTASVSSPVSISRRR, from the coding sequence ATGCGTTCTCGGGACGCGGTTAGAGTGCTGTTCGTCGGACTCATCGTGGCCTCGGCGTTCGTGGTCGGAAGCGGGTACCTCTCCGCAGAGTCCTCGGCGTCGGTCGAGGGCCGGCCGACGTTCGACGCGCCGCGGGCCGACGGCATCACGGTGGTCGCCACCGACTCGAACACGTGGATGGGCGAGGCCAGCGACGGACCGCGAGCGCGGGCCGAACTGGTCGCGTTTCGGTCCAACGGGAGCGTGCTGTACTACAACGATTCGCACACGCGCTACTGGGACGTGGACCCGGTGAAAGGCGAGTCCCGGACCGTGATGTACGTCTCTGCCGACCACCTCAACGCCTCGGAGTGTTCGGCGACGACGCCCTGCACTAGAAACGTGGTCGAGGAGGTGAACCTCTCGACGGGCGAGGTCACGGAACTCTACGCCCGAATCACGCCGCGAAAGCACTCGACGCGGTGGCACGACGTGGACCGAATCGGCGAAAATCGGCTGGTGGTGGCCGACATCGCCCAAGACCGGGTGTACGTCGTCGATACCGAGACGGGACTGGTCGAGTGGTCGTGGGACGCCCAGAGCGAGTACCCCCTAGAGGGCGGCGGGCCGTATCCCGAGGACTGGACTCACATCAACGACGTGACCGTGCTGGACGACGGCACCATCATGGTCAGCATGCGGAATCAGGACCAAGTGGTGTTCCTAAGCCGCGAGACCGGTCTGCTCGAAAACCGGACGCTGGGCGAGGACGGCCGCCACGACATCATCTACGAGCAACACAACCCCGACTACATCAACGAGTCGAACGGCGGTCCCGCGGTGCTGGTCGGCGACTCGGAGAACAACCGCGTGATAGAGTACCAGCGCGAGGAGGGCGCGAACGGAACCGGCGACTGGGAGCAGTCGTGGATTTGGCAGGACGCCCGGATGCAGTGGCCGCGGGACGCCGACCGCCTGCCGGGCGGCAACACCCTCATCACCGACTCGAACGGCAACCGCGTCTTCGAGGTGAACCCGCAGGGAGAAATCGTCTGGAGCGTGGACGTGGCGTTCCCCTACGAGGCCGAACGCCTCGGTACGGGCGACGAGAGTACCGGCGGCCCGAGCGCCGCCAGCGCGGACCTCCAGTCGAAGACCGGCGGCGGCGGGAGCGCGGCCAACCCCTTCGACAACACCGCGAACTCGGGCGAGGAGACGGGGGTCCTCGACCGAGCGTGGGCCGTCGTCCGGGGCCTCCTGCCCGGCCGGACCGCCAACGGCCTGATGTACGTCACGCCGGTCTGGATGGGCGGCCCGGAGGTGCTGGCGCTCGGCGCTATCGTGCTGACCCTGCTGGTGTGGTTGCTCGCGGAACTCTACTGGTCGTCGTGGACGGCCTCGGTCAGTTCGCCGGTCTCGATTTCGCGTCGAAGATAG